A single genomic interval of Cydia strobilella chromosome 3, ilCydStro3.1, whole genome shotgun sequence harbors:
- the LOC134755901 gene encoding serine/threonine-protein kinase greatwall isoform X3: protein MKAPDINDFTIVKPISRGAFGKVFLAHKKNNKELMYAIKVMRKSDMINKNMVTQVVTERNALALSRSPFCVHLFYSLQSLSSVYLVMEYMVGGDLKSLLGMYGFLEESMAVFYIAEVTLALDYLHKHNIIHRDLKPDNMLIAKSGHVKLTDFGLSRIEIHRDLEISDFVNRTPSLNLRTPGQLQSLTSHLSFGSGGDRDSTYISVTSMEPCENLIDELKETCKSKGLFGEIGDLKTGILDHSQLSGIHPFMSAESINLDDVISQDSGSESLSSYHTCESSKTNSSRDNKSTDISNTASSMEESIVSADSQHDQSTSPLCRGHSLKRIPSFRAKKRKRILDVDGDTPTGVTSLAESKENHSGLTQEIMALEVSQNTPKRISIHPTPERRKNPIKGVLKKRWVSQNDSHHFNVGVIFSTPVSNAKSPDGKKKQKATRFNLPKDDQPMSGTKEKAIVFSKYISTSLEIFPTRRMSKGEGNRSPTECKTPLATAQTPYRTPKSVRRGNQVSDQRILGTPDYLAPELLLKQGHGPQVDWWALGVCLYEFMTGVPPFNDETPQAVFKNILSRNLEWPEGEEALSEEAVGAVEALLTMEPSDRPAAAAVKSMPLFRTVNWENQLNAEPPFVPTPDDLHDTGYFQARNILQQLHVSNFDM from the exons GCTCCGGATATAAATGATTTCACTATTGTGAAACCTATCAGTCGAGGCGCATTTGGTAAGGTGTTTCTGGCccacaagaaaaacaacaaagaacTTATGTATGCCATCAAAGTTATGAGGAAGTCtgatatgataaacaaaaacatggtAACTCAAGTGGTTACAGAAAGGAATGCTCTGGCTTTATCAAGGAGCCCATTTTGTGtacatttgttttattcattGCAGTCATTGTCTTCTGTGTATCTG GTCATGGAATACATGGTAGGTGGTGATCTGAAGTCACTGCTAGGAATGTATGGGTTTTTAGAGGAATCCATGGCTGTGTTCTATATAGCAGAAGTGACTTTGGCTTTAGATTACTTGCACAAACACAATATCATACACAGAGATTTGAAACCAGACAACATGCTGATTGCTAAGAGTGGTCATGTTAAGTTGACAGACTTTGGTCTGTCTAGGATTGAGATCCATAGAG ATTTGGAGATCTCCGATTTTGTAAACAGAACTCCGAGCCTTAACTTGCGAACCCCTGGGCAGCTGCAGTCTCTGACGTCTCACCTGTCGTTTGGCTCGGGAGGAGACAGGGACAGTACATACATCTCGGTCACGTCCATGGAACCCTGTGAGAACCTCATTGATGAGCTAAAAGAGACGT GTAAATCAAAGGGACTATTTGGTGAAATAGGAGACTTGAAAACCGGGATCCTGGACCACTCTCAGCTCTCAGGCATACACCCTTTTATGAGTGCTGAGAGTATTAATTTGGATGACGtgatt TCTCAAGACTCAGGTTCCGAATCATTAAGCTCCTACCACACATGCGAGAGCTCAAAGACCAATTCGTCCAGAGATAACAAGTCAACTGATATAAGCAACACTGCATCCTCAATGGAAGAGTCAATTGTTTCTGCTGATTCTCAACATGATCAGTCAACATCACCACTGTGTAGAGGACATTCTTTGAAAAGGATACCTAG tttcagagcaaaGAAAAGGAAAAGAATTTTGGATGTCGATGGCGATACGCCTACAGGTGTGACGAGCCTCGCTGAGTCTAAGGAGAACCACAGTGGGCTCACACAGGAAATCATGGCGCTCGAGGTTAGCCAGAATACGCCTAAGCGGATATCCATACATCCCACGCCAGAAAGGCGTAAGAACCCAATCAAAGGGGTTTTAAAAAAGAG ATGGGTATCTCAGAATGACAGCCATCATTTTAACGTTGGCGTCATATTTTCAACACCCGTATCGAATGCAAAATCACCAGATggcaaaaagaaacaaaaagctACCCGATTCAACTTACCCAAGGATGATCAACCAATGTCAGGGACTAAGGAAAAGGCCATCGTATTCAGTAAATATATTTCCACTAGCTTAGAAATATTTCCTACTAGGAGAATGAGTAAG GGTGAAGGAAATCGGTCGCCCACAGAGTGCAAAACGCCTCTAGCAACAGCCCAGACACCGTACAGGACACCAAAGAGTGTTAGGCGTGGAAATCAGGTCTCTGATCAAAGGATTCTCGGAACTCCGGATTATTTGGCTCCTGAGCTTTTACTGaa ACAGGGCCACGGGCCTCAAGTGGACTGGTGGGCGCTGGGCGTATGTCTGTACGAGTTCATGACCGGCGTACCGCCGTTCAACGATGAAACGCCACAAGCTGttttcaaaaacattttgtCCAGAA ATCTTGAATGGCCGGAAGGCGAGGAAGCTCTATCAGAAGAGGCAGTGGGTGCCGTGGAGGCGCTCCTCACCATGGAGCCCTCGGACCGGCCCGCGGCCGCCGCGGTCAAGAGCATGCCTCTGTTCAGAACCGTGAACTGGGAGAACCAACTCAACGCCGAGCCACCCTTCGTGCCTACTCCCGATGACTTGCATGATACTGGATATTTTCAAG cCCGCAATATCTTGCAGCAGCTACACGTGTCCAACTTCGATATGTAA
- the LOC134755901 gene encoding serine/threonine-protein kinase greatwall isoform X1, with product MASVDSKIEEQSAGHTILEKINAISDNIITKAPDINDFTIVKPISRGAFGKVFLAHKKNNKELMYAIKVMRKSDMINKNMVTQVVTERNALALSRSPFCVHLFYSLQSLSSVYLVMEYMVGGDLKSLLGMYGFLEESMAVFYIAEVTLALDYLHKHNIIHRDLKPDNMLIAKSGHVKLTDFGLSRIEIHRDLEISDFVNRTPSLNLRTPGQLQSLTSHLSFGSGGDRDSTYISVTSMEPCENLIDELKETCKSKGLFGEIGDLKTGILDHSQLSGIHPFMSAESINLDDVISQDSGSESLSSYHTCESSKTNSSRDNKSTDISNTASSMEESIVSADSQHDQSTSPLCRGHSLKRIPSFRAKKRKRILDVDGDTPTGVTSLAESKENHSGLTQEIMALEVSQNTPKRISIHPTPERRKNPIKGVLKKRWVSQNDSHHFNVGVIFSTPVSNAKSPDGKKKQKATRFNLPKDDQPMSGTKEKAIVFSKYISTSLEIFPTRRMSKGEGNRSPTECKTPLATAQTPYRTPKSVRRGNQVSDQRILGTPDYLAPELLLKQGHGPQVDWWALGVCLYEFMTGVPPFNDETPQAVFKNILSRNLEWPEGEEALSEEAVGAVEALLTMEPSDRPAAAAVKSMPLFRTVNWENQLNAEPPFVPTPDDLHDTGYFQARNILQQLHVSNFDM from the exons GCTCCGGATATAAATGATTTCACTATTGTGAAACCTATCAGTCGAGGCGCATTTGGTAAGGTGTTTCTGGCccacaagaaaaacaacaaagaacTTATGTATGCCATCAAAGTTATGAGGAAGTCtgatatgataaacaaaaacatggtAACTCAAGTGGTTACAGAAAGGAATGCTCTGGCTTTATCAAGGAGCCCATTTTGTGtacatttgttttattcattGCAGTCATTGTCTTCTGTGTATCTG GTCATGGAATACATGGTAGGTGGTGATCTGAAGTCACTGCTAGGAATGTATGGGTTTTTAGAGGAATCCATGGCTGTGTTCTATATAGCAGAAGTGACTTTGGCTTTAGATTACTTGCACAAACACAATATCATACACAGAGATTTGAAACCAGACAACATGCTGATTGCTAAGAGTGGTCATGTTAAGTTGACAGACTTTGGTCTGTCTAGGATTGAGATCCATAGAG ATTTGGAGATCTCCGATTTTGTAAACAGAACTCCGAGCCTTAACTTGCGAACCCCTGGGCAGCTGCAGTCTCTGACGTCTCACCTGTCGTTTGGCTCGGGAGGAGACAGGGACAGTACATACATCTCGGTCACGTCCATGGAACCCTGTGAGAACCTCATTGATGAGCTAAAAGAGACGT GTAAATCAAAGGGACTATTTGGTGAAATAGGAGACTTGAAAACCGGGATCCTGGACCACTCTCAGCTCTCAGGCATACACCCTTTTATGAGTGCTGAGAGTATTAATTTGGATGACGtgatt TCTCAAGACTCAGGTTCCGAATCATTAAGCTCCTACCACACATGCGAGAGCTCAAAGACCAATTCGTCCAGAGATAACAAGTCAACTGATATAAGCAACACTGCATCCTCAATGGAAGAGTCAATTGTTTCTGCTGATTCTCAACATGATCAGTCAACATCACCACTGTGTAGAGGACATTCTTTGAAAAGGATACCTAG tttcagagcaaaGAAAAGGAAAAGAATTTTGGATGTCGATGGCGATACGCCTACAGGTGTGACGAGCCTCGCTGAGTCTAAGGAGAACCACAGTGGGCTCACACAGGAAATCATGGCGCTCGAGGTTAGCCAGAATACGCCTAAGCGGATATCCATACATCCCACGCCAGAAAGGCGTAAGAACCCAATCAAAGGGGTTTTAAAAAAGAG ATGGGTATCTCAGAATGACAGCCATCATTTTAACGTTGGCGTCATATTTTCAACACCCGTATCGAATGCAAAATCACCAGATggcaaaaagaaacaaaaagctACCCGATTCAACTTACCCAAGGATGATCAACCAATGTCAGGGACTAAGGAAAAGGCCATCGTATTCAGTAAATATATTTCCACTAGCTTAGAAATATTTCCTACTAGGAGAATGAGTAAG GGTGAAGGAAATCGGTCGCCCACAGAGTGCAAAACGCCTCTAGCAACAGCCCAGACACCGTACAGGACACCAAAGAGTGTTAGGCGTGGAAATCAGGTCTCTGATCAAAGGATTCTCGGAACTCCGGATTATTTGGCTCCTGAGCTTTTACTGaa ACAGGGCCACGGGCCTCAAGTGGACTGGTGGGCGCTGGGCGTATGTCTGTACGAGTTCATGACCGGCGTACCGCCGTTCAACGATGAAACGCCACAAGCTGttttcaaaaacattttgtCCAGAA ATCTTGAATGGCCGGAAGGCGAGGAAGCTCTATCAGAAGAGGCAGTGGGTGCCGTGGAGGCGCTCCTCACCATGGAGCCCTCGGACCGGCCCGCGGCCGCCGCGGTCAAGAGCATGCCTCTGTTCAGAACCGTGAACTGGGAGAACCAACTCAACGCCGAGCCACCCTTCGTGCCTACTCCCGATGACTTGCATGATACTGGATATTTTCAAG cCCGCAATATCTTGCAGCAGCTACACGTGTCCAACTTCGATATGTAA
- the LOC134755901 gene encoding serine/threonine-protein kinase greatwall isoform X2, with amino-acid sequence MASVDSKIEEQSAGHTILEKINAISDNIITKAPDINDFTIVKPISRGAFGKVFLAHKKNNKELMYAIKVMRKSDMINKNMVTQVVTERNALALSRSPFCVHLFYSLQSLSSVYLVMEYMVGGDLKSLLGMYGFLEESMAVFYIAEVTLALDYLHKHNIIHRDLKPDNMLIAKSGHVKLTDFGLSRIEIHRDLEISDFVNRTPSLNLRTPGQLQSLTSHLSFGSGGDRDSTYISVTSMEPCKSKGLFGEIGDLKTGILDHSQLSGIHPFMSAESINLDDVISQDSGSESLSSYHTCESSKTNSSRDNKSTDISNTASSMEESIVSADSQHDQSTSPLCRGHSLKRIPSFRAKKRKRILDVDGDTPTGVTSLAESKENHSGLTQEIMALEVSQNTPKRISIHPTPERRKNPIKGVLKKRWVSQNDSHHFNVGVIFSTPVSNAKSPDGKKKQKATRFNLPKDDQPMSGTKEKAIVFSKYISTSLEIFPTRRMSKGEGNRSPTECKTPLATAQTPYRTPKSVRRGNQVSDQRILGTPDYLAPELLLKQGHGPQVDWWALGVCLYEFMTGVPPFNDETPQAVFKNILSRNLEWPEGEEALSEEAVGAVEALLTMEPSDRPAAAAVKSMPLFRTVNWENQLNAEPPFVPTPDDLHDTGYFQARNILQQLHVSNFDM; translated from the exons GCTCCGGATATAAATGATTTCACTATTGTGAAACCTATCAGTCGAGGCGCATTTGGTAAGGTGTTTCTGGCccacaagaaaaacaacaaagaacTTATGTATGCCATCAAAGTTATGAGGAAGTCtgatatgataaacaaaaacatggtAACTCAAGTGGTTACAGAAAGGAATGCTCTGGCTTTATCAAGGAGCCCATTTTGTGtacatttgttttattcattGCAGTCATTGTCTTCTGTGTATCTG GTCATGGAATACATGGTAGGTGGTGATCTGAAGTCACTGCTAGGAATGTATGGGTTTTTAGAGGAATCCATGGCTGTGTTCTATATAGCAGAAGTGACTTTGGCTTTAGATTACTTGCACAAACACAATATCATACACAGAGATTTGAAACCAGACAACATGCTGATTGCTAAGAGTGGTCATGTTAAGTTGACAGACTTTGGTCTGTCTAGGATTGAGATCCATAGAG ATTTGGAGATCTCCGATTTTGTAAACAGAACTCCGAGCCTTAACTTGCGAACCCCTGGGCAGCTGCAGTCTCTGACGTCTCACCTGTCGTTTGGCTCGGGAGGAGACAGGGACAGTACATACATCTCGGTCACGTCCATGGAACCCT GTAAATCAAAGGGACTATTTGGTGAAATAGGAGACTTGAAAACCGGGATCCTGGACCACTCTCAGCTCTCAGGCATACACCCTTTTATGAGTGCTGAGAGTATTAATTTGGATGACGtgatt TCTCAAGACTCAGGTTCCGAATCATTAAGCTCCTACCACACATGCGAGAGCTCAAAGACCAATTCGTCCAGAGATAACAAGTCAACTGATATAAGCAACACTGCATCCTCAATGGAAGAGTCAATTGTTTCTGCTGATTCTCAACATGATCAGTCAACATCACCACTGTGTAGAGGACATTCTTTGAAAAGGATACCTAG tttcagagcaaaGAAAAGGAAAAGAATTTTGGATGTCGATGGCGATACGCCTACAGGTGTGACGAGCCTCGCTGAGTCTAAGGAGAACCACAGTGGGCTCACACAGGAAATCATGGCGCTCGAGGTTAGCCAGAATACGCCTAAGCGGATATCCATACATCCCACGCCAGAAAGGCGTAAGAACCCAATCAAAGGGGTTTTAAAAAAGAG ATGGGTATCTCAGAATGACAGCCATCATTTTAACGTTGGCGTCATATTTTCAACACCCGTATCGAATGCAAAATCACCAGATggcaaaaagaaacaaaaagctACCCGATTCAACTTACCCAAGGATGATCAACCAATGTCAGGGACTAAGGAAAAGGCCATCGTATTCAGTAAATATATTTCCACTAGCTTAGAAATATTTCCTACTAGGAGAATGAGTAAG GGTGAAGGAAATCGGTCGCCCACAGAGTGCAAAACGCCTCTAGCAACAGCCCAGACACCGTACAGGACACCAAAGAGTGTTAGGCGTGGAAATCAGGTCTCTGATCAAAGGATTCTCGGAACTCCGGATTATTTGGCTCCTGAGCTTTTACTGaa ACAGGGCCACGGGCCTCAAGTGGACTGGTGGGCGCTGGGCGTATGTCTGTACGAGTTCATGACCGGCGTACCGCCGTTCAACGATGAAACGCCACAAGCTGttttcaaaaacattttgtCCAGAA ATCTTGAATGGCCGGAAGGCGAGGAAGCTCTATCAGAAGAGGCAGTGGGTGCCGTGGAGGCGCTCCTCACCATGGAGCCCTCGGACCGGCCCGCGGCCGCCGCGGTCAAGAGCATGCCTCTGTTCAGAACCGTGAACTGGGAGAACCAACTCAACGCCGAGCCACCCTTCGTGCCTACTCCCGATGACTTGCATGATACTGGATATTTTCAAG cCCGCAATATCTTGCAGCAGCTACACGTGTCCAACTTCGATATGTAA
- the LOC134755905 gene encoding proclotting enzyme, which translates to MVLGNRLAALCFALLIGLVCECVSDGLNGFSEKDGGFYTDDAVVLNAPASRVKRDLTNSTRSGKQLILLRQVQPEGAFGLDCETTLGKQGTCKSFHDCYPLLKVADLSGSNGWVMGHYDTCSYISADNMEVFGVCCTEPVGTPPQQEPDVQRLGMLPQVVPAQGPPLAYQAFPGHLAAFSPQWQFGTNMRQIPAQWPPTIPPLPTHPPDHAAPTHPPSLVAGGGTTRPPTQTTWGTRPPSSTPSTTKQSWPPAFPTQPTRPTNPTTAPAADGTCGVKNGYRTYEAFLDEERIVGGHSADLNEWPWIVALFNGGRQFCGGSLIDDRHVLSAAHCVAHMTSWDVARLTARIADHNIHTNTDTQHIERKIKRVVRHRGFDMRTLYNDVAILTLDQPVPFTRNSKPICLPSSSRAYSGQIGTVIGWGSLREAGPQPSVLQEVSIPIWTNQECRLKYGAAAPGGIVDHMLCAGKASMDSCSGDSGGPLMVNEGGRWTQVGVVSWGIGCGKGHYPGVYTRVTAFLPWIQKNSK; encoded by the exons ATGGTGCTGGGGAACAGATTAGCGGCCTTATGCTTCGCCTTACTAATAGGCTTGGTATGCGAGTGTGTCTCCGATGGTTTAAACGGATTTTCTGAAAAGGACGGCGGTTTTTACACCGACGATGCGGTGGTTTTAAATG CTCCCGCGAGTCGGGTGAAACGCGACCTCACAAACAGCACTCGCAGCGGAAAACAACTTATTTTGCTGAGACAG GTGCAACCCGAAGGAGCGTTCGGGCTGGACTGCGAGACGACGCTCGGCAAACAGGGCACATGCAAGAGCTTCCACGACTGCTATCCGCTGCTGAAGGTGGCCGACTTGTCGGGCTCCAACGGCTGGGTCATGGGCCACTACGATACCTGCAGTTACATCAGCGCTGACAACATGGAG GTGTTCGGCGTTTGTTGCACGGAGCCGGTGGGCACGCCGCCGCAGCAAGAACCTGACGTCCAGCGACTGGGCATGCTGCCCCAGGTCGTGCCAGCGCAGGGACCGCCACTAGCTTATCAAGC GTTCCCGGGCCACCTAGCAGCCTTCTCGCCCCAATGGCAGTTCGGAACCAACATGCGTCAGATTCCCGCGCAGTGGCCGCCGACCATCCCGCCGCTGCCCACGCACCCGCCAGACCACGCCGCACCTACCCACCCTCCTTCACTAG tggccGGAGGAGGAACCACCCGACCCCCAACACAAACTACCTGGGGCACAAGACCGCCTTCTTCTACCCCATCGACGACTAAACAG TCCTGGCCTCCAGCGTTCCCCACGCAGCCCACCAGACCTACGAATCCTACGACTGCGCCTGCGGCCGACGGTACTTGTGGCGTTAAAAACGGATACCGG ACGTACGAAGCCTTCCTAGACGAAGAACGCATTGTGGGTGGTCACAGCGCCGACTTGAACGAGTGGCCCTGGATCGTCGCCCTGTTCAACGGCGGACGGCAGTTCTGTGGAGGCTCGCTGATCGACGACCGACACGTGCTATCGGCGGCTCACTGTGTGGCCCA CATGACCTCATGGGACGTGGCACGTTTAACGGCGAGAATAGCCGATCATAACATCCACACCAACACTGATACTCAGCACATCGAGAGGAAGATCAAGCGAGTAGTGCGGCACCGTGGGTTCGACATGCGCACTTTG tacAACGACGTCGCCATTCTGACCTTGGATCAACCAGTGCCCTTCACAAGGAACAGCAAGCCCATTTGCCTTCCGTCAAGCAGCCGCGCATACTCCGGTCAAATTGGAACGGTTATTGGATGGGGCAGTTTGCGAGAAG CTGGTCCGCAACCCTCAGTTCTTCAAGAGGTCTCAATCCCCATTTGGACCAACCAGGAGTGCAGGCTCAAGTACGGCGCCGCTGCTCCAGGAGGCATTGTCGACCACATGCTTTGCGCTGGTAAAGCCAGTATGGACTCTTGCAGT GGTGACAGCGGAGGCCCCCTGATGGTGAACGAGGGCGGGCGCTGGACACAGGTGGGCGTGGTATCGTGGGGCATCGGCTGCGGCAAGGGCCACTACCCCGGTGTCTACACGCGGGTCACCGCCTTCCTGCCGTGGATACAGAAGAACTCCAAGTAG